In one Gallus gallus isolate bGalGal1 chromosome 20, bGalGal1.mat.broiler.GRCg7b, whole genome shotgun sequence genomic region, the following are encoded:
- the MOCS3 gene encoding adenylyltransferase and sulfurtransferase MOCS3, with translation MAGGAEAAWLSVEIEQRERELRGLREQLAAVLAEEHGGAAQQGAGAVDADFPAKLPPLPAQAALSPADILRYSRQLVLPELGVRGQLLLARSSVLVVGCGGLGCPLAQYLAAAGVGRLGLVDHDVVETSNLHRQVLHGEARRGFPKAASAAAALRQLNSTVQYVPYCGALTPRSALQLVQQYDVVADCSDNVPTRYLVNDACVLAGKPLVSGSALRLEGQLVVYNYHGGPCYRCLFPKPPPPETVTNCADGGVLGVVPGIMGCIQALEVLKIISGMGSSFNQFMLMFDAQEGRFRNIKLRPKKSDCAVCGDNPSVTCLQDYEAFCGSSATDKCRTLHLLSSKDRISVEEYKKLLDEQVPHVLLDVRPKVEVNICRLEHAVHIPLSKLEEKDEECMEYLEKIIFEEKQRTDGQTSFPVYVVCKLGNDSQKAVRILQELPVKEFGPVLAKDIKGGLMTWASRIDPTFPQY, from the coding sequence ATGGCCGGCGGTGCGGAGGCGGCGTGGTTGAGTGTTGAGATCGAGCAGCGGGAGCGGGAACTGCGCGGCTTGCGGGAGCAGTTAGCTGCTGTCCTGGCGGAGGAGCATGGAGGAGCCGCCCAGCAGGGTGCTGGTGCTGTCGACGCCGACTTCCCTGCCAAACTCCCCCCTTTGCCCGCCCAGGCCGCGCTGAGTCCCGCCGATATCCTGCGGTACAGCCGGCAGCTAGTGCTGCCTGAGCTGGGCGTGCGgggacagctgctgctggcccgCTCCTCCGTGCTCGTGGTGGGCTGTGGCGGCCTGGGTTGCCCCCTCGCCCAGTACCTGGCCGCGGCCGGCGTGGGCCGCCTGGGGCTGGTGGATCATGATGTGGTGGAGACGAGCAACTTGCACCGGCAGGTGTTGCACGGGGAGGCCCGCCGGGGGTTCCCCAAGGCCGCGTCTGCCGCGGCAGCCTTGCGGCAGCTCAACTCCACGGTGCAGTACGTGCCATACTGCGGAGCCCTGACTCCACGCAGTGCCTTGCAGCTGGTGCAGCAGTACGACGTGGTGGCCGACTGCTCCGACAACGTGCCCACCAGGTACTTGGTGAACGACGCCTGCGTCCTGGCTGGGAAGCCCCTGGTGTCTGGCAGTGCTCTCCGGCTGGAGGGGCAGCTGGTCGTGTACAACTACCATGGTGGGCCCTGCTACCGCTGCCTTTTCCCCAAGCCACCTCCACCAGAGACGGTGACTAACTGTGCGGATGGGGGAGTGCTGGGTGTTGTGCCAGGCATCATGGGGTGTATTCAGGCCTTGGAAGTATTGAAGATCATTTCGGGGATGGGTTCCTCCTTCAATCAGTTCATGCTGATGTTTGATGCCCAGGAAGGGCGGTTTCGCAACATCAAGTTAAGACCAAAGAAATCAGACTGTGCTGTTTGTGGTGACAATCCGTCTGTCACTTGCCTTCAGGATTATGAGGCATTCTGTGGGTCTTCTGCAACAGACAAATGTAGAACTTTACATCTGTTGTCCAGTAAAGACAGGATATCTGTCGAGGAATACAAAAAACTGTTGGATGAGCAAGTTCCTCATGTATTGCTAGATGTTCGCCCAAAAGTTGAAGTGAATATCTGTCGCCTGGAACATGCTGTCCACATTCCTTTGAgtaaattagaagaaaaagatgaagaatgTATGGAAtacttagaaaaaataatttttgaagaaaagcagagaactgATGGCCAAACATCTTTTCCTGTGTATGTTGTTTGCAAATTAGGAAATGACTCCCAGAAGGCTGTAAGAATTCTGCAGGAGTTACCTGTCAAAGAATTTGGTCCTGTATTAGCTAAGGATATTAAAGGGGGGCTCATGACTTGGGCAAGTAGAATTGACCCAACATTTCCTCAGTactaa